One genomic region from Burkholderia latens encodes:
- a CDS encoding SRPBCC family protein: MNFEHLIQINSDDPAVPSLTREQLWEGLVLRAEQPQLFVIGLDSCVVHERTETTLERELHYGHATVRDRVTFTPNQQVRYDVHAAGGEIGGSLTMTIEERDDHELFLRFEYRTTLTVTDDSEEARHTHGIVKEAYRTSDIDTVRLIREYAQGRKDPDPLH, from the coding sequence TTGAACTTCGAACATCTGATCCAGATCAACTCCGACGATCCGGCCGTGCCGTCCCTGACCCGCGAACAGCTCTGGGAAGGCCTCGTGCTGCGTGCGGAACAGCCGCAGCTGTTCGTGATCGGCCTCGACAGCTGCGTCGTCCACGAGCGGACGGAAACCACGCTTGAACGCGAACTGCATTACGGCCATGCAACCGTGCGCGACCGCGTGACGTTCACGCCGAACCAGCAGGTACGCTACGACGTCCATGCGGCCGGCGGCGAAATCGGCGGCTCGTTGACGATGACGATCGAGGAACGCGACGACCACGAGTTGTTCCTGCGCTTCGAGTACCGCACGACGCTGACGGTCACGGACGACAGCGAGGAAGCGCGCCACACGCATGGCATCGTCAAGGAAGCGTATCGCACGTCGGACATCGACACGGTTCGCCTGATCCGCGAGTACGCGCAGGGGCGCAAGGACCCCGATCCGCTCCACTGA
- the hemP gene encoding hemin uptake protein HemP, producing MTDTMRPTTLTLRRTTGTASANRQKTAAVTTPAKPAGNGDAGTRTLSSDALLQGHSHIAIAHNGETYQLRATRLGKLILTK from the coding sequence ATGACCGACACCATGCGCCCGACCACGTTGACCTTGCGCCGCACGACCGGCACCGCGAGCGCCAACCGTCAGAAGACGGCGGCGGTCACGACGCCGGCGAAACCCGCCGGGAATGGCGACGCCGGTACGCGCACCCTGAGCAGCGATGCGCTGCTGCAAGGTCACAGCCACATCGCCATCGCGCATAACGGCGAAACGTATCAGTTACGCGCGACGAGGCTGGGCAAACTGATTCTGACGAAGTAA
- a CDS encoding 4Fe-4S binding protein produces the protein MSVVAAAKPGWLAQAGQWMQRHGAVIRGIQWIVVGIYAFLIIVPAVLPLPDDSAHLWNNLTLIAQFVFWGIWWPFVLLSMVMLGRVWCGVLCPEGALTEYASKFGRGGAIPRWMRWGGWPFVAFGLTTIYGQMVSVYQYPLAVLFVLGGSTVGAIVIGLLYGREKRVWCKYLCPVNGVFGLLARLAPMRYKVDEDAWRRSYKNGEHGHRVIPINCAPLVPLRNMKGAASCHMCGRCSGHRDAIALSLRSPSDEVVNLGAQQANPWDTALILYGLLGVAIGAFHWTVSPWFVQIKQWLAGWLIDHDITWPLDTNAPWFLLTHYPDRNDVFSWLDGGLIVSYIVGTGLVYGTALLVLLAGATLMLGRFDRTRLHHLAQALIPIAGAGVFLGLSATTLSLLRAEHVPLSWATDVRIAILVCANAWSAWLAWKVTGRYAAWPRRLAAFVWFAVGLAVVDSAWWLMFWGF, from the coding sequence ATGAGCGTCGTCGCCGCAGCCAAGCCGGGCTGGCTCGCGCAAGCGGGCCAGTGGATGCAACGCCACGGCGCGGTGATCCGCGGTATCCAGTGGATCGTGGTCGGCATCTACGCGTTCCTGATCATCGTGCCGGCCGTGTTGCCGCTGCCGGACGATTCCGCACACCTGTGGAACAACCTGACGCTCATCGCGCAGTTCGTGTTCTGGGGCATCTGGTGGCCGTTCGTGCTGCTGTCGATGGTGATGCTCGGCCGCGTCTGGTGCGGCGTGCTGTGCCCGGAAGGGGCGCTGACCGAATATGCGAGCAAGTTCGGCCGCGGCGGCGCGATTCCGCGCTGGATGCGGTGGGGCGGCTGGCCGTTCGTCGCATTCGGCCTCACGACGATCTACGGGCAGATGGTCAGCGTGTACCAGTACCCGCTCGCGGTGCTGTTCGTGCTCGGCGGCTCGACCGTCGGCGCAATTGTGATCGGCCTGCTGTACGGCCGCGAGAAACGCGTGTGGTGCAAGTATCTGTGCCCGGTCAATGGCGTGTTCGGGCTGCTCGCGCGGCTCGCGCCGATGCGTTACAAGGTGGACGAGGATGCGTGGCGCCGCTCGTACAAGAACGGCGAGCACGGGCATCGCGTGATCCCGATCAATTGCGCGCCGCTCGTGCCGTTGCGCAACATGAAGGGCGCCGCGTCGTGTCATATGTGCGGACGCTGCAGCGGGCATCGAGACGCGATCGCGCTGTCGTTGCGCTCGCCGTCCGACGAGGTCGTGAACCTCGGCGCGCAGCAGGCGAATCCGTGGGATACCGCGCTGATCCTGTACGGCCTGCTCGGCGTCGCGATCGGCGCGTTCCACTGGACCGTCAGTCCGTGGTTCGTGCAGATCAAGCAATGGCTCGCGGGCTGGCTGATCGATCATGACATCACTTGGCCGCTCGACACGAACGCGCCGTGGTTCCTGCTGACGCACTACCCGGATCGCAACGACGTGTTCTCGTGGCTCGACGGCGGGCTGATCGTCAGCTACATCGTCGGCACGGGGCTCGTGTACGGCACGGCGCTACTCGTGCTGCTGGCCGGTGCGACGCTGATGCTCGGCCGCTTCGACCGCACGCGTCTGCATCATCTTGCACAGGCGCTGATTCCGATCGCCGGTGCGGGCGTGTTCCTCGGGCTGTCGGCGACGACGCTGTCGCTGTTGCGCGCAGAGCACGTGCCGCTCAGCTGGGCAACGGACGTGCGTATCGCGATTCTCGTGTGCGCGAACGCGTGGAGCGCGTGGCTTGCATGGAAGGTGACGGGGCGCTATGCAGCGTGGCCGCGCCGGCTGGCTGCGTTCGTCTGGTTCGCCGTCGGCCTGGCGGTTGTCGATAGCGCATGGTGGCTGATGTTCTGGGGCTTCTGA
- a CDS encoding FTR1 family iron permease, producing MGQILFIVWRESVEALLVVGILYAWLKNGDDDARRGLPFLWTGVAVGLLMAIGLGAALVGFTEVLSGDAQDYFQTAMVLIACVLIVQMVLWMRRHGRTLKRDMEQSLQQSTRDSNWWGVAVLVALAIAREGSETVIFLYGLGFGQSGHVDGSQMLAVVIGLGLAFLTFYLLQLGGKYFSWRHFFRVTEVMLLFLGAGLFQTGVDKLIDKEILPLGISQLWDTSAILDDSGTFGSLVATLTGYRAHPALTNLIAYAVYWAVVWLLMKRASRRQTVPAGRAA from the coding sequence ATGGGTCAGATCTTGTTCATCGTCTGGCGGGAGAGCGTCGAAGCGCTGCTCGTCGTCGGCATCCTCTATGCATGGCTGAAGAACGGCGACGACGATGCGCGTCGCGGCTTGCCCTTCCTGTGGACGGGCGTGGCGGTCGGCCTGTTGATGGCAATCGGCCTCGGCGCCGCGCTCGTCGGCTTCACCGAAGTGCTGTCCGGCGACGCGCAGGACTATTTCCAGACGGCAATGGTGCTGATTGCCTGCGTGCTGATCGTGCAGATGGTGCTGTGGATGCGCCGGCACGGGCGCACGCTGAAACGCGACATGGAGCAGTCGCTGCAGCAGAGCACGCGCGACTCGAACTGGTGGGGCGTCGCGGTGCTGGTCGCGCTCGCGATTGCGCGCGAAGGCAGCGAAACGGTGATTTTCCTGTACGGTCTCGGTTTCGGGCAGTCCGGGCATGTGGACGGCAGCCAGATGCTCGCGGTCGTGATCGGCCTGGGCCTCGCGTTCCTCACGTTCTATCTGTTGCAACTCGGCGGCAAGTACTTCTCTTGGCGGCACTTTTTCCGCGTGACCGAGGTGATGTTGCTGTTCCTCGGCGCGGGCCTGTTCCAGACCGGCGTCGACAAGCTGATCGACAAGGAGATCCTGCCGCTCGGCATCTCGCAACTGTGGGACACGTCGGCGATCCTCGATGATTCGGGCACGTTCGGTTCGCTCGTCGCGACGCTGACAGGCTATCGTGCGCACCCGGCGCTGACGAACCTGATCGCGTATGCGGTGTACTGGGCCGTGGTGTGGCTCCTGATGAAGCGCGCGAGCCGTCGTCAAACCGTTCCTGCGGGACGCGCGGCATGA
- a CDS encoding cupredoxin domain-containing protein, translated as MKFPQKIVAAAAALWLAGAAHAADLPTFKLEMTDGKLNPARIEVPAGQRFKIEIRNTGKGAAEFESVQLRKEKVLAPGADSFVVVAPLSPGEYKFFDDFHQQAQGVIVAK; from the coding sequence ATGAAATTTCCCCAGAAAATCGTCGCTGCAGCCGCTGCGCTGTGGCTCGCCGGCGCCGCACATGCCGCCGATCTGCCGACGTTCAAGCTCGAAATGACCGACGGCAAGCTGAATCCCGCCCGCATCGAAGTGCCGGCCGGCCAGCGCTTCAAGATCGAGATCCGGAATACCGGCAAGGGCGCCGCCGAATTCGAAAGCGTGCAGTTGCGCAAGGAGAAAGTGCTCGCACCGGGCGCTGATTCATTCGTGGTCGTCGCCCCGCTGTCGCCGGGCGAGTACAAGTTTTTCGACGATTTCCACCAGCAGGCACAGGGCGTCATCGTCGCGAAGTAA
- a CDS encoding iron transporter — protein sequence MLGSSFIRTSVAVAAALAAMSASAAEYPIGKQQIQGGMEIGAVYLQPITMDPEGMMRKASDSDIHLEADIHAVKNNPTGFAEGDWMPYLQVTYKLTKQGDAKWKAEGDLMAMVASDGPHYGDNVKLAGPGKYHLTMTVKPPMQSGHMAFGRHVDKETGVGPWFKPITLEYDFPFAGIGKKGGY from the coding sequence ATGTTGGGTTCTTCGTTTATCCGCACGTCGGTTGCGGTGGCGGCGGCGCTTGCCGCGATGTCGGCCTCGGCCGCCGAATACCCGATCGGCAAGCAGCAGATTCAGGGCGGCATGGAAATCGGTGCCGTGTATCTGCAGCCGATTACGATGGATCCGGAAGGGATGATGCGCAAGGCATCGGATTCGGACATCCACCTCGAGGCGGACATCCATGCGGTCAAGAACAACCCGACGGGTTTCGCGGAAGGCGACTGGATGCCGTACCTGCAGGTCACGTACAAGCTGACGAAGCAGGGCGACGCGAAGTGGAAGGCGGAAGGCGACCTGATGGCGATGGTCGCGAGCGACGGCCCGCACTACGGCGACAACGTGAAACTGGCCGGCCCCGGCAAGTATCACCTGACGATGACCGTGAAGCCGCCGATGCAGTCGGGCCACATGGCGTTCGGCCGCCACGTCGACAAGGAAACCGGCGTGGGTCCGTGGTTCAAGCCCATTACGCTCGAATACGACTTCCCGTTCGCCGGCATCGGCAAGAAGGGCGGGTACTGA
- the uvrB gene encoding excinuclease ABC subunit UvrB translates to MSVHHAEVGDTLDESKFVTFDGSPFQLYQPYPPAGDQPTAIETLVEGVGDGLAFQTLLGVTGSGKTFTMANTIARLGRPAIVFAPNKTLAAQLYAEFREFFPRNAVEYFVSYYDYYQPEAYVPQRDLFIEKDSSINEHIEQMRLSATKSLMERRDVVIVATVSAIYGIGNPSEYHQMILTLRTGDKLGQRDVIARLIAMQYSRNEQDFQRGTFRVRGDTIDIFPAEHAELAVRVELFDDEVETLQLFDPLTGRVRQKIPRFTVYPSSHYVTPRDTVMRAVETIKEELRERLEFFHREGKLVEAQRLEQRTRFDLEMLQELGFCKGIENYSRHFSGAAPGEPPPTLVDYLPSDALMLLDESHVLIGQLNGMYNGDRARKENLVNYGFRLPSALDNRPLKFHEFERKMRQVVFVSATPADYEQRVTGQIAEQVVRPTGLVDPEIEVRPASSQVDDVLTEINARVEAGERVLITVLTKRMAEQLTEFLADHGVKVRYLHSDIDTVERVEIIRDLRLGTFDVLVGINLLREGLDIPEVSLVAILDADKEGFLRAERSLIQTIGRAARNVNGKAILYADNMTESMKRAIGETERRRAKQIAYNEKMGITPRGVVKRIKDIIDGVYNADDARAELKEAQQRAKFEDMSEKQLAKEIKRLEKQMADYAKNLEFEKAAATRDQLALLRERVFGANVGDHVNGGR, encoded by the coding sequence ATGTCCGTACATCACGCCGAAGTCGGCGACACGCTCGACGAATCGAAATTCGTGACCTTCGACGGGTCGCCGTTCCAGTTGTACCAACCGTATCCGCCCGCCGGCGATCAGCCGACCGCAATCGAAACGCTCGTCGAAGGCGTCGGCGATGGCCTCGCGTTCCAGACGCTGCTCGGCGTAACCGGTTCGGGCAAGACCTTCACGATGGCCAACACGATTGCGCGGCTTGGTCGCCCGGCGATCGTGTTCGCGCCGAACAAGACGCTCGCAGCGCAGCTCTACGCGGAGTTCCGCGAATTCTTCCCGCGCAACGCGGTCGAGTACTTCGTGTCGTACTACGACTATTACCAGCCGGAAGCGTACGTGCCGCAGCGCGATCTATTCATCGAGAAGGACTCGTCGATCAACGAGCACATCGAGCAGATGCGGCTGTCGGCGACCAAAAGCCTGATGGAGCGCCGCGACGTGGTGATCGTCGCAACGGTGTCGGCGATCTACGGTATCGGCAACCCGTCCGAATATCACCAGATGATCCTCACGCTGCGCACCGGCGACAAGCTCGGGCAGCGCGACGTGATCGCGCGGCTGATCGCGATGCAGTATTCGCGCAACGAGCAGGATTTCCAGCGCGGCACGTTCCGCGTGCGCGGCGATACGATTGATATTTTCCCGGCCGAGCACGCGGAGTTGGCGGTGCGCGTCGAGCTGTTCGACGACGAGGTCGAGACGCTGCAGCTGTTCGACCCGCTGACCGGACGCGTGCGGCAGAAGATTCCGCGCTTCACCGTATATCCGTCGTCGCACTACGTGACGCCGCGCGATACCGTGATGCGCGCGGTCGAGACCATCAAGGAGGAATTGCGCGAGCGCCTCGAGTTCTTCCATCGCGAAGGCAAGCTCGTGGAGGCGCAGCGCCTCGAACAGCGTACGCGCTTCGATCTCGAGATGCTCCAGGAGCTCGGTTTCTGCAAGGGCATCGAGAACTATTCGCGGCACTTCTCGGGCGCTGCGCCCGGCGAGCCGCCGCCGACGCTGGTCGACTATCTGCCGTCCGACGCGTTGATGCTGCTCGACGAATCGCACGTGCTGATCGGTCAATTGAACGGGATGTACAACGGCGACCGCGCGCGCAAGGAAAACCTCGTCAACTACGGGTTCCGGCTGCCGTCGGCGCTCGACAACCGGCCGCTCAAGTTCCACGAATTCGAGCGCAAGATGCGCCAGGTTGTGTTCGTATCGGCGACGCCGGCCGACTACGAGCAGCGCGTGACCGGGCAGATCGCCGAACAGGTCGTGCGGCCGACCGGGCTCGTCGATCCGGAAATCGAGGTGCGTCCGGCCAGCTCGCAGGTCGACGACGTGCTGACCGAAATCAACGCGCGCGTGGAGGCCGGCGAGCGCGTGCTGATCACCGTGCTGACCAAGCGGATGGCCGAACAGCTCACCGAGTTCCTGGCCGATCACGGCGTGAAGGTGCGCTATCTGCACAGCGACATCGATACCGTGGAACGGGTCGAGATCATTCGCGACCTGCGCCTCGGCACGTTCGACGTGCTGGTCGGGATCAACCTGCTGCGCGAAGGCCTCGATATTCCCGAAGTGTCGCTGGTCGCGATTCTCGATGCCGACAAGGAAGGCTTCCTGCGCGCGGAGCGCTCGCTGATCCAGACGATCGGCCGCGCCGCGCGAAACGTGAACGGCAAGGCGATCCTTTACGCAGACAACATGACGGAATCGATGAAACGCGCGATCGGCGAAACCGAGCGGCGTCGCGCGAAGCAGATTGCGTACAACGAGAAGATGGGCATCACGCCGCGCGGCGTGGTCAAGCGCATCAAGGACATCATCGACGGCGTCTACAACGCCGACGACGCGCGCGCGGAACTGAAGGAGGCGCAACAGCGCGCGAAGTTCGAGGACATGTCGGAAAAGCAGCTCGCGAAAGAAATCAAGCGCCTCGAAAAGCAAATGGCCGACTACGCAAAGAACCTCGAGTTCGAAAAGGCGGCGGCCACCCGCGACCAGCTTGCGTTGCTGCGCGAGCGCGTGTTCGGCGCGAACGTGGGCGACCATGTCAACGGCGGCAGGTAA
- a CDS encoding amino acid aminotransferase has protein sequence MSLFSAVQLAPRDPILGLNEAFNADTRATKVNLGVGVYTNEEGKIPLLRAVRDAEKARVEAGLPRGYLPIDGIAAYDAAVQKLLLGNDSPLIAAGRVVTAQALGGTGALKIGADFLRTLNPNVKVAISDPSWENHRALFEAAGFEVVAYPYYDAATNGVNFEGMLAALNGYAAGTIVVLHACCHNPTGVDLTEAQWQQVVDVVKARNLVPFLDIAYQGFGENIEADAAAVRLFAAADLNAFVSSSFSKSFSLYGERVGALSIITSSKEEATRVLSQLKRVIRTNYSNPPTHGGAVVAAVLASPELHAAWVEELGEMRDRIRAMRNGLVERLKASGVDRDFSFINAQRGMFSYSGLTSAQVDRLREEFGIYAVGTGRICVAALNTRNLDAVANAIAAVLK, from the coding sequence ATGTCGCTCTTCTCCGCTGTCCAGCTTGCTCCCCGCGACCCGATCCTGGGCCTGAACGAAGCCTTCAACGCCGACACGCGTGCCACCAAGGTCAACCTCGGCGTCGGCGTGTACACGAACGAAGAAGGCAAGATTCCGCTGCTGCGCGCCGTTCGCGACGCGGAAAAGGCGCGCGTCGAGGCGGGCCTGCCGCGCGGCTACCTGCCGATCGACGGGATCGCCGCTTACGATGCGGCCGTGCAGAAGCTGCTGCTCGGCAACGATTCGCCGCTGATCGCCGCAGGCCGCGTGGTCACGGCGCAGGCACTGGGCGGCACGGGGGCGCTGAAGATCGGCGCCGATTTCCTGCGCACCCTGAACCCGAACGTGAAGGTCGCGATCAGCGATCCGAGCTGGGAAAACCACCGTGCGCTGTTCGAAGCCGCCGGCTTCGAAGTCGTCGCGTACCCGTACTACGACGCGGCTACCAACGGCGTGAACTTCGAAGGCATGCTGGCGGCGCTGAACGGCTACGCGGCCGGCACGATCGTCGTGCTGCACGCGTGCTGCCACAACCCGACCGGCGTGGACCTGACCGAAGCGCAATGGCAGCAGGTCGTCGACGTCGTGAAGGCGCGCAACCTCGTGCCGTTCCTCGACATCGCTTACCAGGGTTTCGGCGAGAACATCGAGGCCGATGCCGCTGCCGTGCGCCTGTTCGCCGCGGCCGATCTGAATGCGTTCGTGTCGTCGTCGTTCTCGAAGTCGTTCTCGCTGTACGGCGAGCGCGTCGGCGCGCTGTCGATCATCACGTCCAGCAAGGAAGAAGCGACGCGCGTGCTGTCGCAACTGAAGCGCGTGATCCGCACGAACTATTCGAACCCGCCGACTCACGGCGGCGCCGTCGTCGCAGCCGTGCTGGCGTCGCCGGAACTGCACGCTGCGTGGGTGGAGGAACTTGGCGAAATGCGCGACCGCATCCGCGCAATGCGCAATGGTCTGGTCGAGCGCCTGAAGGCGAGCGGTGTCGATCGCGACTTCAGCTTCATCAACGCACAGCGCGGGATGTTCTCGTATTCGGGCCTGACGTCGGCGCAAGTCGATCGTCTGCGCGAAGAGTTCGGCATCTATGCAGTGGGCACCGGCCGGATCTGCGTCGCTGCACTGAACACGCGCAACCTCGACGCGGTCGCGAACGCCATCGCAGCGGTTCTGAAGTAA
- a CDS encoding 3-hydroxybutyrate dehydrogenase, with protein MAADLGGKTAVVTGAASGIGKEIALELAKAGAAVAIADLNQDGANAVADEINKAGGKAIGVAMDVTSEEAVNSGIDKVAETFGSVDILVSNAGIQIVNPIENYSFADWKKMQAIHVDGAFLTTKAALKHMYKDDRGSVVIYMGSVHSHEASPLKSAYVTAKHGLLGLARVLAKEGAKHNVRSHVVCPGFVRTPLVDKQIPEQAKELGISEDEVVKKVMLGNTVDGVFTTVQDVAQTVLFLSAFPSAALTGQSFVVSHGWFMQ; from the coding sequence ATGGCAGCAGATCTGGGCGGCAAGACCGCAGTCGTCACGGGCGCCGCAAGCGGCATCGGCAAGGAAATCGCACTGGAGCTGGCGAAGGCGGGCGCGGCAGTCGCGATCGCCGACCTGAACCAGGACGGCGCGAATGCGGTGGCCGACGAGATCAACAAGGCAGGCGGCAAGGCGATCGGCGTCGCGATGGACGTGACCAGCGAAGAGGCGGTGAACAGCGGCATCGATAAAGTCGCCGAGACGTTCGGCTCGGTCGACATCCTCGTGTCGAACGCCGGCATTCAGATCGTCAATCCGATCGAGAACTATTCGTTCGCCGACTGGAAGAAGATGCAGGCGATCCACGTCGACGGCGCGTTCCTGACGACGAAGGCCGCGCTCAAGCACATGTACAAGGACGACCGCGGCAGCGTCGTGATCTACATGGGTTCGGTGCACTCGCACGAAGCATCGCCGCTGAAGTCGGCATACGTGACGGCCAAGCACGGGCTGCTGGGCCTCGCGCGCGTGCTGGCGAAGGAAGGCGCGAAGCACAACGTGCGCTCGCACGTCGTGTGTCCGGGTTTCGTGCGCACGCCGCTGGTGGACAAGCAGATTCCGGAGCAGGCGAAGGAACTCGGGATCAGCGAAGACGAAGTGGTGAAGAAGGTGATGCTGGGCAACACGGTCGACGGCGTGTTCACGACGGTGCAGGACGTCGCGCAGACGGTGCTGTTTCTGTCGGCGTTCCCGAGTGCCGCGCTCACGGGGCAGTCGTTCGTCGTCAGCCACGGCTGGTTCATGCAGTAA
- a CDS encoding potassium channel beta subunit family protein, with protein sequence MHYRRLGRSGLQISELSLGSWVTYGNQVDQRVARECLAAARDAGVNFFDNAEVYAGGKSEEIMGHALKSLGWPRISYIVSTKFFWGLAEAPNQYHTLNRKYLLNAIDGSLRRLQLDYVDLVYCHRPDPNTPIEETVWAMSDMIARGKALYWGTSEWSADEIRAAYEITERHHLHKPVVEQPQYNLFHRTRVEQEYARLYDDYGLGLTTWSPLASGLLTGKYRNGVPPGSRAELPGYDWLRDRLTDPASNDAVERIGAIAADLDCSTAQLAIAWVLANPRVSSVITGASRVEQIGDNMRAVDVAAKLTPEIMQRIAEAVGDAYE encoded by the coding sequence ATGCACTATCGAAGGCTTGGCCGCTCGGGCCTGCAGATCAGCGAGCTATCGCTTGGCTCGTGGGTCACTTACGGCAACCAGGTCGACCAGCGTGTCGCGCGCGAATGCCTTGCTGCGGCACGGGACGCCGGCGTCAATTTTTTCGACAACGCCGAGGTCTATGCAGGTGGTAAATCCGAGGAAATCATGGGCCACGCGCTCAAGTCGCTCGGATGGCCGCGCATCAGCTACATCGTGTCGACAAAATTCTTCTGGGGACTCGCAGAAGCGCCGAACCAGTACCACACGCTGAACCGGAAATATCTGCTCAACGCGATCGATGGCTCGCTGCGCCGGCTGCAACTCGACTACGTCGACCTCGTCTATTGTCATCGGCCGGATCCCAACACCCCGATAGAGGAAACCGTTTGGGCGATGAGCGACATGATCGCGCGCGGCAAGGCGCTGTATTGGGGCACGTCCGAATGGAGTGCCGACGAGATTCGCGCCGCGTACGAAATCACCGAGCGGCATCATCTACACAAGCCGGTGGTCGAGCAGCCGCAGTACAACCTGTTCCATCGTACAAGGGTGGAGCAGGAATACGCGCGGCTCTATGACGATTACGGGCTTGGCCTGACGACGTGGAGCCCGCTGGCATCGGGGCTACTCACCGGCAAGTACCGCAACGGCGTTCCACCCGGCAGCCGCGCCGAACTGCCCGGCTACGACTGGCTCCGCGACCGGCTCACGGATCCGGCCAGCAACGACGCGGTCGAGCGTATCGGCGCGATCGCGGCCGACCTCGACTGCAGCACGGCCCAGCTCGCGATCGCGTGGGTGCTCGCGAATCCGCGCGTGAGTTCGGTGATTACGGGCGCATCGCGTGTCGAGCAAATCGGCGACAACATGCGAGCGGTCGACGTCGCCGCGAAGCTGACGCCAGAGATCATGCAGCGCATCGCTGAGGCCGTCGGCGATGCATACGAGTAA
- a CDS encoding 23S rRNA (adenine(2030)-N(6))-methyltransferase RlmJ, producing the protein MLSYRHGFHAGNHADVLKHTVVVQLLRYLNKKDKSYWYIDTHAGAGVYSLRDGYAAKTGEFDTGIGPLWNDKSLPEALGDYIDEVRALNDDGELHYYPGSPYLAWRLMREQDRMRLFEMHTTEIDVLRHNFRDAGRRAMIFAGDGFEGIKALLPPPPRRALVLIDPSYEDKKDYARTVTCVTECLKRFATGCYAIWYPQVARVESQRFPEQLKRLQPNNWLHLTLTVSNPPADGLGLYGSGMFILNPPYTLAQSMKEVLPYLVERLGRDSGARCEIEHRAN; encoded by the coding sequence ATGCTCAGTTATCGTCACGGTTTTCACGCAGGCAACCACGCGGACGTGCTCAAGCACACCGTCGTCGTCCAACTGCTGCGCTACCTGAACAAGAAGGACAAGTCGTACTGGTACATCGACACGCACGCCGGTGCCGGTGTGTATTCGCTGCGCGACGGCTACGCGGCCAAGACGGGCGAGTTCGACACGGGCATCGGCCCGCTATGGAACGACAAGAGTCTGCCCGAAGCACTCGGCGATTACATCGACGAAGTGCGCGCGCTGAACGATGACGGCGAACTGCACTACTATCCGGGATCGCCGTATCTCGCGTGGCGCTTGATGCGCGAACAGGATCGGATGCGTCTGTTCGAGATGCACACGACCGAAATCGACGTGTTGCGTCACAACTTTCGCGATGCGGGGCGACGCGCGATGATCTTCGCCGGTGACGGCTTCGAAGGCATAAAGGCGCTACTGCCGCCGCCGCCGCGACGCGCGCTCGTGCTGATCGATCCGTCTTACGAGGACAAGAAGGACTACGCCCGCACGGTGACGTGCGTGACGGAATGCCTGAAGCGCTTCGCGACCGGCTGTTATGCGATCTGGTATCCGCAGGTCGCCCGAGTGGAATCTCAGCGTTTTCCGGAACAGCTCAAGCGACTGCAGCCAAATAATTGGCTGCATTTGACGTTGACGGTATCGAACCCGCCCGCGGATGGGCTCGGCCTTTACGGGAGCGGGATGTTCATCCTGAATCCGCCGTACACGCTCGCACAGAGCATGAAAGAGGTGCTGCCCTATCTGGTGGAGCGCCTGGGGCGGGATAGTGGCGCTCGGTGCGAGATCGAGCACCGAGCGAACTGA
- a CDS encoding DUF3563 family protein, giving the protein MIAYIVEKLSNWFESAERERREAYLASSSDIVQLESRIRSLEANGYSL; this is encoded by the coding sequence ATGATCGCCTACATCGTCGAAAAGCTGAGCAACTGGTTCGAATCCGCAGAACGTGAGCGCCGCGAGGCCTACCTTGCATCGTCGTCGGACATCGTCCAGCTCGAGAGCCGCATTCGCTCGCTCGAAGCAAACGGCTACTCGCTGTAA
- the cueR gene encoding Cu(I)-responsive transcriptional regulator → MNIGDASRESGVSAKMIRYYEEVGLLAPSKRSDAGYRIYGTDEIHILRFIRQARRLGFLVEDIRKLLTLWQDRSRASAEVKSIALEHVAELDKRIAELSDMRDTLADLAAHCHGDSRPECPILARLAAPNDDPD, encoded by the coding sequence ATGAATATCGGGGACGCATCGCGCGAATCCGGCGTCAGCGCAAAAATGATACGGTACTACGAAGAGGTCGGCCTCCTTGCACCGAGCAAGCGGAGCGATGCCGGATACCGGATCTACGGCACGGACGAGATCCATATTTTGCGTTTCATCCGCCAAGCCCGCCGGCTCGGTTTTCTCGTCGAGGATATCCGTAAGCTGCTGACCCTGTGGCAGGATCGCTCTCGAGCCAGCGCCGAGGTGAAATCGATCGCCCTTGAGCACGTCGCCGAGCTGGATAAACGCATTGCGGAGTTGAGCGACATGCGGGACACGCTGGCCGATCTCGCAGCGCACTGTCACGGGGACAGCCGCCCCGAATGCCCAATTTTGGCGCGTCTGGCTGCACCTAACGATGACCCAGATTAG